Part of the Coccinella septempunctata chromosome 3, icCocSept1.1, whole genome shotgun sequence genome is shown below.
ccgaacggttgtgccgaaatggatgaaattctcagatttattactagaacagttgatctttcagaatatgtatcacgtttagatctacgataatttttctggaagataaatcactctaaagaagacctttgaaaaattgccaaaaagttGGGATaagttaaaactttctcaagaccgaacggttgcgccaaaagggatgaaattctcagatttattactagaagagttgctccttcagaatatgtatcacatttagatctacgataattttcctggaagataatcgactcgaaagatgaccttcgaaaagttcccaaaaagttgggttcagttaaaacttcctcaagaccgaacggttgtgccgaaatggatgaagttctcagattttatactagaagagttgatctttcagaatatgtatcacgtttagatctacaataattttcctggaagataaatcactctaaagatgaccttcgaaaaattcccaaaaagttggattcagttaaaacttcctcaagatcgaacggttgcgccaaaagggatgaaattctcagatttattactagaagagttgctctttcagaatatgtatcacatttagatctacgataattttcttggaagataatcgactcgaaagatgatcttcgaaaagttcccaaaaagttggattCAGTCAaaacttcttcaagaccgaacggttatgccgaaatggatgaaatttcaaatttgacagTTATTGTTGAAGTATTGACTGTTTTTCCAtgtttaaaattttattttatgtgcGATTATAATATAATTGTAATGTAATGACTCCATTACCGCATATCGGATATGTGTTGGGGGATCGATTATAATATTCAGCGTGGGTATTTAGACAGTTATTActtcaataattttaaattgtttcAGTTAGGGTTCATAACGTTTGCAGGAGGTGTTTAATGAATTTGCCTCATCTTCATGATTAGAACATCCGTAGTATATTTTCATATATCATTGTTCTTCCCAGAATTGATTTACcttaggtaatttctttgaatcCGCTTACATTTATTTGAAATGGAAGATGTTATCTTCACAATCGATTGAAATCAATATGTTTTCAGTCAGTAATGATCAATCTAAATGAATCTTTACGTTTTCTCGTTGCTGAAAAGAAAGAAATTCGAATCAATATGATTGAATTGTCTATTCCATTATTTCACCTAGAATTTTGGGCTAATTTGTCCACAAATATGCAAAACGCATCTGATAAGAAgctcaattttcaattttttttcattctcagGTGATCGTTGACGCTATTTCAATATGTCGAAAAGTGGGTACACCTGTGTCCGGCTGGTATTTGGCTGGTTGAACGTCTTCTTATGGGTAAGTACTTAACACTGGTAATTATTCATCGCAATTAACGTAAATTTCCATATCAATCATCCATTATACGGCCAACCAAGGTCACCTGACATAATATTAAATCTACACGTTTATGGTCTTATAATCATGAAAAATGCAATAGTTGAGCACAAATACGTAGCATCGTCGTGTCATTGGGAATTCCTGCACTCATTTAATGGAATTGCCTTTATAAATTAATGTATAACAGATTTTGCTCTGAACTATTGACGATTTGATAGTTTTCAAGTTAAGTTTATCAGCGTTTCTTAGATATTTCGAATTTCCTGTGTCAGTTTCGATGCAAATTCAAATCACATTGTCTGAATGAGTGGAGGTGTTGAAggaagaattataaaatatcataaaatcatCTTCCGATCATATTCAAGAAAATGCCTTCTCCTGCCTGTCCTGCACCACAGGAAAGGTTATCGAAATGAGTTCATAAATAAATCAATGGACGAACGCTATCAATTCAGTGGTTCTACAAAGGCTGATCCTCTAACTGGGACATTGATTTAGGTCATTCAGTGACTCAAATCTGATCTGATCGATATAATAATTGCAGGAAGGGTTCACTTGATGTTCAAACAGGAAAACGGTCTTCTATTTGCATCATCAGGAAACTAGAAACGGGAATTCCTATACTGTGAATCATGTGAATGAATAATTTGGTGAAGAGAAAAACTTTTACGTTTCGTTTCAATTATAGGCACTCAAatttaaatgttcaaaatttaaGGCGTTCTTTAAGATAAAACGTGAATTGTTTCTTGAACTAAATGAAAAATAACTTTTCTAGGTGTCTGCTTGTATTACACTCGGTATAGGAATATGGCTGAGAGTGTCATATGAAGGCTACGTCACACTTGTACCCCAATATGGATATCTCAGTGCGGATATAATTGCCATAGGAATTGGTGCTGTAGCCTTCACCCTATCATTTTTAGGCTGTTGTGGCTCTTTGTTCCAAAACAGATGCATGCTCATTGTGGTAAGTGAATTTCTCAATATCAGTCTAGGGTTTTCGAATTGGAAGTAAAAATAGAATGTCATTATCAGGTGTTTCAAAACTGTCTCAGTTTTTAAACAGCAAATCGATATATCAATCGGTCTAATTGATTGTGTtttcagtatttcattttaGTGATTCTACTTCTTGTAGCTGAGATTATAAGCGGTACTGCGGCCTTCGTGTTCAGAGAAGGGCTTGCCCATACGGTGAAGGAAGAACTGAAGAATGGATTGTTGCTTCATTACAACCCCAATGTGACGGGACCTTATGGTTTACCAGCCATTTGGGACCATATACAATTGCAGGCAAGTGAAATTCCAGGTTTTTACGAGCGTTTCGCTCTACTTAGAGCATCCCCAGGCGTACGAAGATGGGGtgatgttaatttttttttaatcgagtGATATTTTTCAGTTCAGATGCTGTGGTGTGGAAAGCTATGAAGACTGGTACCTCATTGGGGCTTGGCCTACGGAAAGGTGGGTCCCAGACTCTTGTTGCCTCCCTGCCGTGAGGGAAAAAGGATGCGGAAGGACGGACGCTGATAACTGGTATGAAGGAGGCTGCTACCAGCCCATTTATGCCTGGTTTTTGAACAGATTGACCACCTTGGGAGCTGTGGGGATGATTGTCGCCTTTTTGCAAGTACGGAAAACACTTTATCCTTCAAATTGACGAAATTGCACTAGTTGAAAttatgaatatacagggtggtccagatcgtaaccgagaaattttaaccacgtattctacatcaaatataagccctagtttgtcatataaacatacgtcgagaaatgtttcctctccgagatacggggtgttaaaattatagaaaaaaaaatgtttttattaattactcttacactgcttgaaatatttttatgaaatttgagaaataggttttgagcgtcaaggagcactttttgcataatatcatttttttttattctaccagtggcgtccgtactgcagcgagacggaatattttcagatgaaaaaatgatacgccactggtttttccgacaataaaaattgctattcaaatccttatttactTTGGGgaaaattcggtctcttgactttttgctgtatgAGGCTCCGTTTcccgttaaaaaaataaaacacattctcatgcatgaagaaatcgccaaaatttgatatggtaggtacataataataataagactatttttgctatatcaaattttgtataaatgaagcgcgggtagaatgagCGAGTGCAAAGCGTGGGTAGAAAAGCCAACCTGCAGAATTTTCTCGCACATCCTGTATAAGACCAATACAATAGATTCTGAGTTTTATTGATAAGTGTTATGAATATAACATACTTCATTTGCAGCTATATGGAATGATATCTGCCATGCTGTTGTTCTGTAccatcaaacataaaattctgacgAGAAAGTACAAGTCTTATAGAGCATCATCGTAACACTGTAAGTTAGCACTCATTTTGAACCATATCCAATCTCGAATAAACAATATAAATTAAGAAGAAAATAACATTGAAAGAATAATTTTAATTCCAGGTAATTTGAAAAAGTCTGATTGGATTCTTCTGTGTTTGTTCGAATCTGAAGTAGGTACGGAAGGCCAAAGATATATGCCAAGATGTAAAATATTATTAATATATAGATACGTGTAGTGGATTATGTATTCCATATAGTATATAATGCATATTTTATTCCTTACTGATATTTTATACTTACTTATATAAATCGAATCGATTGATGTTTAATGAATATATTATGTTCTTTGTTTACCGATTTTTAAATCTCTTTTAGAAAATGTTTCCTGATGAAACTACTGTTTTCCTTTCTGATACAACCAAACAAAAAATGCCCTTTGTATGGAATCgggtaaaaaataaaaaagcaaCAAGAAAAAAGTCTATTTTATAACTTTATTGCTCACAAAAAATCAGTTCAGTAAAAATGGATATTTACAAATTATTCACAACCTGCATTTCTGTAATTATGTATCTTAAAAGTTGAAAAACTTAAAACGACATCTTCTCATCCATATCTCATAGAGATACCTCAATATCTTAacattaaaaataaaatcacaCGATTCATCGATTATACAGATGGGTCCTAGGGATATAAATGTCTGTGAACCCATTCTTCAATTTCTCGCTCTGTAGACCATTTTTTATATCCCTATTCTTGTAAATTCCATTGGATCCGTTTTTTTGTGATGCTGTTCCGTCATCTTTCGTAATTCTAGAacctgaaaatttcgaaaatgcaTGTGAAATTGAAGATCAGAAAAGATGTAATGGTTTCCTACCTTTCGATCTGAAGATTAGTTTTTCGAGGGACATAGTTGGACCTTCGATCACGAGGGTCAGCAAGAATCCTACCAAATACGATAACGTGATGTCTGAAGCTGTCATTGTTGCCTAGAGGGAAGAAAAATCCTCAACATTTTTTCATCGCAAAGAGATAAAGatcagaaaatataaaataaagttCAACAGTGTAAAATGAAGTCTAAAAACGAAAGTAATTCAAGCGAAAAATCAGACTCACTATGGGAAAGAGTCCAGTATGTACAGGTCCTCTGTTGATCGCAGCAGTGTACATTTGAATAGCTCCATGACAAAGGAAAGCTGAATAGGTGACTCTATTGAGGAAAGTGAAAGGTTTCCAGGCCAATATGGGTTCTATCCATGctgaaatatcgaaaattggAGTATTAGAATCTGagcaagaataaatataagGGTTcgaatacactgctcaaaaattaaaGTGAATAAGGAAAATAAGATAATGCATTGATACTATACAACACCAGATGACTTGCATATGgaccacacaaaaaaaatcataccTACACCTAGGAAGAAAcaattttcatgtaattttccCAATGAAGCCATTGAGTTTGAGTGTcctgaggaccatattttgtgtatGTATAATACGCCTAGCTCTCCACGTGTTATGTACAGCAATATACCTACTtaaaatttgattcaagtgTCAAAAGTGAGTTTTTTCTCTCTCGAATCGCTTCAAGTCATAAGCAGAGTAGATAGACTAACAACTTACAGCCACAACCCTCGGAGATTGCTATTATAAACCAGCTGATTATCATGCTCCAGAGCAGGTGATGAAATGAGCCGTATATTGCAGAGAAAATATGGTCCTTCTCCTCTACTGGTATGTAGAACATGAACGCCGTGATGTAAATCGAGATGGTGACCAAAACGAAGAATATCCAGCCAAAAGGAACCAGCCGTTTGGGCATTTTATACTCGGAGTTCTTAATTTTGTATTTCAGGTAGCCTGCAACTATTCCAACCAGGTAAGAGCTGGCCCTCATGTGGCTTGGAATGTATGTCGTTTGGAAGGTGTGATTGTTCACAGGATCCCTTAAgaatctggaaaaaaaaacatttttaggtTCGAAAACTTGAATCTCTCAGATAACCGATGAAAAATATGAGTTTGAGTCACTTTAATGCATGTAGAAAGTAGTGTAGTAGTAGGTACTTCTTTTAAAACATCTATAGTTCCATTATCTCCACACAAGGAATAATCAGAAAACTGCGCGAAAAATCGAAGAACTTTTTCAGAAACCCACGAAAAACGAAGAGATTGAAAGTGGGTACCTATATCAAGGTAAGTGATATGATCTTTCACTGATTTTCGACAAGTATACTCACTTCATGTACAAAAGAAGCATTGGTTCCTCTTTTTCCACCAGAATAATACTGAATGGTACAAGCACAGACAATATGATCAAAACTACCATGAAGGTGATGCCAAGTTTTGGTTTCTTCCAAATAAAATACGCCAAGAATGGCAGCATCAGAAAATAGTGAATCTCACATGTGAGATACCAGGACTGAAACAAACActgaaaaaacaattaattaaGAATTAAGCATTTTGAAACTCCCACAGTGgctttcataaaaaattgaaaactttaCTACTCCTAACTTCATTTTGAGGCTAATGTTTACCTCAAATAATGTGAACCCAACCTTTTACTTACCAAGTTTTCCGGATTCACATAGTTATTCAAGTAAAGAATGTTTGCCCACCAACTTGCCATACACCTATCATGTTCTACCCCTATCCTTTCGTCCCAGAAAGGTCCTTCGCCAAGTTGAACGAAAATGGTGCAGTAAAAACCGAGAACTGCAGCATATGTTGGGGTTAATCTAAAAATTCAAGTTAAATTTAGTTGATTTAATGtggtttcattatatttttgtgGGTAAAAATGTACTGCTTACCTCAGGAACCTGTGCAAATAAAGAAGACCAACATCGATCATTTTCTGTCGCTTATCAAACTCAAGCAACATCAAGTAGCATCCCAAAAATCCAGAAATGGTGAAGAAAGTATCGACGACTATTGGGCCGTTCAGCAAGAGAATGAACGGAAACACCCTGTAACACTGCCAAATTCCGTATTTGTTAGCTACTAGGACTAGCGGAAAATATACTGGAATTCATGATTGGAAGAAAAAAGCTAAAATCAAAATGTTCTCGTTTGAATTTACCCGCGCTCAGTTATTTACGTTTCGTCACAGATTTAAGGCTCTCCTATTGGTTCACAGAAATCCACGTCAGTCGCTGACGTTTAATCACAGAACTTTTCTGTGGGATTTTCAGTGGTTGTTCTGGATttcataatatttcattttggtattgagaaaaatatgttttcgaaTGTTTTTAATACTCACAGCTTCAACAAATGATGGATTGGAGAGTGGTGAACTTATGTAAAACATAATACGGTGTCCCATTATCACCAGGAACATCGTCAGTACTTTCATTCCATTCATACAGTCAAATCCATGTTCGTTAGTCTTGAAGGTCGTCAATTTTTCACAGGTGTTTGAAAATGAGAAGCATTTCAAGACTTCATGGGTGGTACCTGTTCAAGAAAAAGACATTTTCAATAAATGAAACCTCCAGAGCCTCAAAATCCATGTTCCTTTCTCTACCATCTTATCAGACTCGTACAGAGTCTGCAAAagacaaaatctttatgaaaatgttTCGAAAACATTCTAATTTTGGTCATTCTTTAGGAAATTGTATGAGATGATGCTTTCTTCTTGATATGTCCTTAtagatttttttattcagaattagGTTGTTTGATTGTCTTTCCCGGTAGGAAGGTTATGAGATAATTGTTGATGGTTGAATATTTTCTGTTCAAAAACTCACCAGAGAATTTGCTAGTTTTTCCTTGTTTACTGTTTATATCGTAAATTGTACAACCAATTCCCAAAAGAATTAAAGCAAGCATAATCCCCCTGAAACAAGGTTAATTTTTCACTTCGTAGTCTCAAAATTCCATCGTGAATAGTGATTGTAACATTCCATTGTAATGCtacaaaaattcttcattttaacTCACATGTAACAAAAATCAGCTGtagtaaaattgaaatttctccaCACTTGGCAATTTCTTGAATCCACATGAACGTCTAAGGCAAAAGGAAGTTTTTCTGCCACCTCCCCAATCTTTTTTCTCAATACCCATTGTAAATCTGTGTGACTGCATGTGGAAGGGagacaaaaagaaaaataattctcATCTCTCGACTGTTTCGATCCGTCTTGGGCgtaattctaaaaaaaattggaatttttctgATGAGTTTTGAAGCGTACTGTAGATCCTTTCAGAAGGTCAATCGTTTGTTGGCTTGAGCGATGGAATCATCTGAACAAATTACTTCTGGACTCCCTCATAAAAGCATTAAGTTTGACCATATTTGGATTTTTTGGAGAAAAATTGAGGGTATACTCAAACCTTAGACATAGTTGATCCCTCAAGAAGTGGAAAACCATAATTTAACAAATAATTTCGaatatgaaaaagtttttaGTAAGTatctcgaaaaaaattgaaaatgatttacTTATACCCAAAATACTGAGATTTTCTTCATTGTAAGCTCTAGGTGAATCATCTTTAAAATAGAGATTCATTTAATACGATTCCAGATCAATTCTTAAATTTATATTATGAGGGATATTTATTATGAGAGAATAATATTCATCATTTCTTTTCCTCAACGCCTTTCGCTTTCAGAAATCATAAAAATTGACAAAATTCTTGTTCCATCTTCAACCACATCCGCATCTTCGAGGTTATCAAGATATTGGAATGAGCTAATTGATTTATGGACTATAAGAGAGGTGGGTTGGAAGAATGTTTTTATATTTGCTAATCCTGAAACTGAAACTGATTCTGACGAATAGGATTAAAGTGCTCAAATCTAGAATTTCCAGTTCTACTCAACACGTTGATTTTTCTTGTCTATCCGTTCCTTAATTGGTCAGGAAAAGAATGAAGGAGTCGTTGAATATTATATACACGTGTTCTCTCTTCAAGGATCAACTACCCCATATCGTTATCGAAAAATACGAATATTTTTTCCATACCAATAAGTTTTCTGGGTTCGATCATTCGACATAATTTACTCAATTAACAATTCTTTATCATAATGAATATACTCCATATTAATATTACGAATCTGAAGGTGAAAACCAGTCATATTAACCGAATACGCATAAAGATTTTTCCATCAAGTTTTATGAAATCTCcgataaaaatttcaagttatacCCAATAATTTATTTACATAGATACTGCGTAATTTTGGCTAGGTTTTTTCGGCAATGATGACAACTGAACAGTCAAGACCTGTTTCTTCGACGTCTCATCGTcgagatgaaaaaaattaatgtcaAGTCAATGCCCGATCTTATTTTTCATTACTTCAATTAATCTTTCGAATTGTTCGTATACAGCGATCAAATTAGGTACGTTCTGTTCTGTTCAGTGACGAAACAGCCAATTAgccaaaaaatttattatattccattcaacatttccaaaaaaaacACTGATCCTCAATTATGAGAAGCTCGCTATTTTGGAAATGAGCACTTATTCCTCACAGATGTTTTGATTTCTAGAAGGTGTTCGGCCATGGCAGTCAAAATAATAACATGCATGGTACATGCTGCTTTCTCCATAAGTTCCTTCAACCTTACAGTAATATAGGTACAAATCCAATAGATTGGAAAATCATCAAATACTCtctgttttattgaattccCTGCAAACTACACAAcaatttcattgaaagaataagttgaagagttgctctttcagaatatgtatcacatttccatctacggttacttttactGAGAGAAAAACTGCTCAAACTCAAACGTTGATTATCGAAAAGTTCCTAAGCTAACTTCAGAGTTCAGAATAGAAAACACAGAGACTTTCTCTTTCTCTATGGATCAACATAAAATGAGGTAAAAGAAGAAATACGTTCGAACACAGAATTTGATAGTCCATAATCTTCTCAATAGGAAGATTTCTTTGATCATCAAGAGTAAGATAAATTTTACTGACTCACCGCTATTTTCAACCAGGTGGACATATTGAAAATGTTCTCATACTTGTCGTATTTGAGGGAGTAGTATTTTTTCACAGCGATGGGTTCCAAAGGGTTGATCTTGAAGTGAGCCATGCAGTGCTGTCCTGAGAATCCAATCTCAGTGGGCAACTTGACCCTGACACATTCGTCGAAATTTCCGGTATCGTAAATTGATCCTATGAAGAGTCCCGAAGGAAACTTCGAGCTGGCATCAAACACTAAAAAAAATAGTGAGTTATGAGCTGATATAGTATATAACTAAAATTCGCAAACTTCAGATATGAAGTCATGTTTCATTCAACTGTGGTAATGGGTCTTATCTCCGAATCAAAGGAAGAATAGCAACATATCATTAAAgaaatcaattcaaatttttttcgtttataGTGACCAGATCAAGTTGAGAGATTAACTCATCGACTGACGTCAAGCTCCAATACGAAAGAACACTGACAAGTCCTCGGAAATTTACAGCTTTAAATCCGCAAACATTCCATCAGAAGATCTTGTTTTCTTTGGTGCTTGCgaggcatatacagggtgagtctttgactggtacaaatattttaatagtttcAAACGAAACACAGACAAGGGCTGTTGAAATCCATACAAAAATGAAATCTCATGAAATAAAGtggataaataaaatattttcatcctGTCCTAAACAATCCCGAAAATTTCCTATATCTATAGGTTTTCCCAATGGTGCCTATTTATCGATTGGTAATGATCTGTTCCGcatttttttccattctttTCGTGCGTTATTAATTAACAGAGCGAGTATGGCAGTCTGTAATCACCTTGATCGAATGTAAAACAAGAATTTAATGTGAATTATTATAATAGCGAGTTCAGCACACCTATCATCACTCCAAATAACCAGAGGCGAAATATATTCATGAATTTCGGAGAAAAGTAAAATTTGACGTCTTTTGAAAACATTCCTCTTTTTTCAGCAGAGGTTTAAGGACAAAAGTAATAGTGTTTTTTACTTCGCGGACTTTTTCACAGCAATCATTTCAAAACCA
Proteins encoded:
- the LOC123309922 gene encoding tetraspanin-9-like, encoding MSKSGYTCVRLVFGWLNVFLWVSACITLGIGIWLRVSYEGYVTLVPQYGYLSADIIAIGIGAVAFTLSFLGCCGSLFQNRCMLIVYFILVILLLVAEIISGTAAFVFREGLAHTVKEELKNGLLLHYNPNVTGPYGLPAIWDHIQLQFRCCGVESYEDWYLIGAWPTERWVPDSCCLPAVREKGCGRTDADNWYEGGCYQPIYAWFLNRLTTLGAVGMIVAFLQLYGMISAMLLFCTIKHKILTRKYKSYRASS
- the LOC123309921 gene encoding nose resistant to fluoxetine protein 6-like — encoded protein: MRFSFLGVLICCLGGSVSLEFDVIVDNRTVDLLDYLIPTVYSENERCRNDSLFYRQELSKFTVWATDMFDASSKFPSGLFIGSIYDTGNFDECVRVKLPTEIGFSGQHCMAHFKINPLEPIAVKKYYSLKYDKYENIFNMSTWLKIANYAQDGSKQSRDENYFSFCLPSTCSHTDLQWVLRKKIGEVAEKLPFALDVHVDSRNCQVWRNFNFTTADFCYMGIMLALILLGIGCTIYDINSKQGKTSKFSGTTHEVLKCFSFSNTCEKLTTFKTNEHGFDCMNGMKVLTMFLVIMGHRIMFYISSPLSNPSFVEACYRVFPFILLLNGPIVVDTFFTISGFLGCYLMLLEFDKRQKMIDVGLLYLHRFLRLTPTYAAVLGFYCTIFVQLGEGPFWDERIGVEHDRCMASWWANILYLNNYVNPENLCLFQSWYLTCEIHYFLMLPFLAYFIWKKPKLGITFMVVLIILSVLVPFSIILVEKEEPMLLLYMKFLRDPVNNHTFQTTYIPSHMRASSYLVGIVAGYLKYKIKNSEYKMPKRLVPFGWIFFVLVTISIYITAFMFYIPVEEKDHIFSAIYGSFHHLLWSMIISWFIIAISEGCGSWIEPILAWKPFTFLNRVTYSAFLCHGAIQMYTAAINRGPVHTGLFPIATMTASDITLSYLVGFLLTLVIEGPTMSLEKLIFRSKGSRITKDDGTASQKNGSNGIYKNRDIKNGLQSEKLKNGFTDIYIPRTHLYNR